In Canis lupus dingo isolate Sandy chromosome 32, ASM325472v2, whole genome shotgun sequence, the following are encoded in one genomic region:
- the LOC112671754 gene encoding DNA-directed RNA polymerases I, II, and III subunit RPABC4-like codes for MNIQKDVQSQKHQPVILICRKCHTESEIKSRYPIEYRECEYRVIYKRKTKIVVVSNAQ; via the coding sequence ATGAACATCCAGAAGGATGTTCAATCCCAAAAGCATCAGCCAGTGATATTAATCTGCAGAAAATGTCAtacagaaagtgaaataaaatctaGATATCCAATTGAATACAGAGAATGTGAATACAGAGTAATATACAAGAGAAAGACTAAAATTGTGGTGGTTTCTAATGCTCAGTGA